A window of Longispora fulva contains these coding sequences:
- the moeZ gene encoding adenylyltransferase/sulfurtransferase MoeZ, producing the protein MSLPPLVEPAAELTVDEVRRYSRHLIIPDVAMDGQKRLKNAKVLCVGAGGLGSPALMYLAAAGVGTLGIVEFDTVDESNLQRQIIHGQSDIGRPKAESAANSIREINPLVNVVIHNVALDNDNVFEIFGQYDLIVDGTDNFATRYLVNDAAVLLGKPYVWGSIYRFDGQASVFWAEHGPCYRCLYPEPPPPGMVPSCAEGGVLGVLCASIGSIQVTETIKLLTGIGEPLVGRLMVYDALEMSYRQVKVRKDPNCALCGENPTVTGLIDYDDFCGAVSAEAQEAAHGSTITALELRDMLASEKPPYLVDVREPAEYEIVSIPGSVLIPKGEILNGSALAGLPQDRQIVLHCKSGVRSAEALAALKAAGFKDSVHVQGGVLAWINTVDPSLPTY; encoded by the coding sequence GTGTCCCTGCCCCCACTCGTCGAACCCGCGGCGGAGCTCACCGTTGACGAGGTCCGTCGGTACAGCCGGCATCTGATCATCCCCGACGTGGCGATGGACGGCCAGAAGCGCCTGAAGAACGCCAAGGTCCTGTGCGTCGGGGCCGGCGGCCTCGGCTCGCCAGCGCTGATGTACCTGGCGGCGGCCGGCGTCGGCACCCTCGGCATCGTCGAATTCGACACGGTCGACGAGTCGAACCTGCAGCGGCAGATCATCCACGGCCAGTCCGACATCGGCCGGCCGAAGGCCGAGTCGGCGGCCAACAGCATCCGCGAGATCAACCCCCTCGTGAACGTGGTCATTCACAATGTGGCCCTCGACAACGACAACGTCTTCGAGATCTTCGGGCAGTACGACCTGATCGTGGACGGCACGGACAACTTCGCGACGCGGTACCTGGTGAACGACGCCGCCGTGCTCCTCGGCAAGCCGTACGTCTGGGGCTCGATCTACCGGTTCGACGGCCAGGCCAGCGTGTTCTGGGCCGAGCACGGCCCCTGCTACCGCTGCCTGTACCCGGAGCCGCCGCCGCCCGGCATGGTGCCCAGCTGCGCCGAGGGCGGCGTGCTCGGCGTGCTGTGCGCGAGCATCGGCTCGATCCAGGTCACCGAGACGATCAAGCTGCTCACGGGCATCGGCGAGCCGCTGGTCGGCCGGCTGATGGTCTACGACGCGCTGGAGATGTCCTACCGCCAGGTGAAGGTGCGCAAGGACCCCAACTGCGCGCTGTGTGGGGAGAATCCGACGGTCACCGGCCTGATCGACTACGACGACTTCTGCGGCGCGGTGTCGGCCGAGGCCCAGGAGGCGGCCCACGGCTCGACGATCACGGCGCTGGAGCTGCGCGACATGCTGGCCTCGGAGAAGCCGCCGTACCTGGTGGACGTGCGCGAGCCTGCCGAGTACGAGATCGTCAGCATCCCGGGCAGCGTGCTCATCCCCAAGGGCGAGATCCTGAACGGCTCGGCGCTGGCGGGTCTCCCGCAGGACCGGCAGATCGTCCTGCACTGTAAGTCGGGGGTGCGCTCGGCCGAGGCGCTGGCCGCGCTGAAGGCGGCAGGGTTCAAGGACTCGGTGCACGTCCAGGGCGGGGTCCTCGCGTGGATCAACACGGTCGACCCGTCGTTGCCGACGTACTGA
- a CDS encoding DUF3152 domain-containing protein, with translation MSRASLSTDPETRPDPHREMLRRRQRTVLICLLLLAGLLVTVDFVRGLSLPAEMPAAARVPRPEPVMEPRAPGDSARAATGARASAAGGAHAGVVAGASGAAAGPSGQPTPAAFPRSGAGTYSFAAGTGAVFGKAGQIRQYRVAVEDGSAQDVGNFAAEVDRVLGDPRGWTAAGDLRLQRVPTGGEFTVYLATEATTDALCREDGIQAKQFLSCRLKSNKVIINLSRWLTAVPDYGAPLGAYREFAVNHEVGHQLGAVHERCPAPGGPAPVMLQQNLGLYGCTANSWPYVDGKRLTGPPGSYVPEN, from the coding sequence ATGTCGAGGGCCAGCCTGAGCACGGACCCGGAGACCCGCCCGGACCCCCATCGGGAGATGCTGCGCCGGCGGCAGCGGACGGTGCTGATCTGCCTGTTGCTGCTGGCCGGGCTGCTGGTCACGGTCGACTTCGTCCGCGGGCTGAGCCTGCCGGCGGAGATGCCGGCGGCGGCTCGGGTGCCCCGTCCGGAGCCGGTGATGGAGCCGCGCGCCCCGGGTGACTCCGCCAGGGCGGCAACCGGTGCCCGGGCGAGTGCCGCCGGTGGCGCCCATGCCGGGGTGGTGGCCGGGGCCAGCGGTGCTGCCGCGGGTCCTTCCGGCCAGCCGACCCCTGCGGCCTTCCCGAGGTCCGGGGCGGGGACCTACTCCTTCGCGGCCGGGACCGGCGCCGTGTTCGGCAAAGCTGGACAGATCAGGCAATACCGGGTGGCCGTCGAGGACGGATCCGCCCAGGACGTCGGGAACTTCGCCGCCGAGGTCGACCGGGTACTCGGCGACCCCCGCGGCTGGACGGCCGCCGGGGACCTGCGGCTGCAGCGGGTGCCGACCGGCGGGGAGTTCACGGTGTACCTGGCCACGGAGGCCACCACCGACGCCCTCTGCCGAGAGGACGGCATCCAGGCCAAGCAGTTCCTGTCCTGCCGGCTGAAGAGCAACAAGGTGATCATCAACCTGAGCCGGTGGCTGACGGCCGTGCCGGACTACGGGGCCCCGCTCGGCGCGTACCGGGAGTTCGCGGTCAACCACGAGGTCGGCCACCAGCTCGGCGCGGTGCACGAGCGCTGCCCGGCCCCCGGCGGGCCTGCCCCGGTGATGCTCCAGCAGAACCTCGGCCTGTACGGCTGCACGGCCAACTCCTGGCCCTACGTCGACGGGAAGCGGCTGACCGGGCCGCCGGGGTCGTACGTACCCGAAAACTAG
- a CDS encoding DUF3107 domain-containing protein, whose amino-acid sequence MEVKIGVQFAPRELVVESAQSPAEVEKAVIEALNSESKILSLEDEKGRRVIVPVDKLAYVEIAELVTRTVGFTAG is encoded by the coding sequence GTGGAGGTCAAGATCGGCGTGCAGTTCGCCCCGCGCGAGCTCGTCGTGGAGAGTGCCCAGTCGCCGGCCGAGGTCGAGAAGGCCGTGATCGAGGCTCTGAACTCCGAGTCCAAGATCCTGAGCCTGGAGGACGAGAAGGGTCGCCGGGTGATCGTGCCGGTCGACAAGCTCGCCTATGTGGAGATCGCTGAGCTGGTGACCCGGACCGTGGGGTTCACCGCCGGTTAG
- a CDS encoding TetR/AcrR family transcriptional regulator, which yields MAAAPTTGAQTTGRPVRLPRSARRKQLLAAAQEVFVAQGYHAAAMDDIAERAGVSKPVLYQHFPGKLELYLALLDVHCDALVRRLQDAMAELSDNKLRVEAAMQAYFDFVDGNGEAYRLVFESDLRNDPAVRERVDRVEQGCIAAITQTITSDTSIPRERAELLAVGLTGAAEIGARYWLASGQQVPKEEAVALMATLAWRGISNFPLVGNESS from the coding sequence ATGGCTGCCGCTCCTACCACTGGCGCGCAGACCACCGGGCGCCCGGTACGACTGCCCAGGTCCGCGCGGCGTAAGCAGCTCCTCGCCGCCGCCCAGGAGGTCTTCGTAGCTCAGGGTTACCACGCGGCCGCGATGGATGACATCGCTGAGCGCGCCGGCGTGTCGAAACCAGTGCTGTACCAACACTTTCCCGGCAAACTGGAGCTCTACCTCGCGCTGCTCGACGTGCACTGCGACGCGCTCGTGCGCCGGCTGCAGGACGCCATGGCCGAGTTGAGCGACAACAAGCTCCGGGTCGAGGCCGCCATGCAGGCGTACTTCGACTTCGTCGACGGCAACGGCGAGGCGTACCGGCTGGTGTTCGAGTCCGACCTGCGCAACGACCCCGCCGTGCGCGAGCGGGTCGACCGGGTCGAGCAGGGCTGCATCGCCGCCATCACCCAGACCATCACGTCGGACACGTCGATCCCCCGGGAGCGGGCCGAGCTGCTTGCCGTCGGGCTGACCGGCGCGGCGGAGATCGGCGCGCGGTACTGGCTGGCGAGCGGCCAGCAGGTGCCCAAGGAGGAGGCCGTGGCGCTCATGGCCACCCTGGCCTGGCGTGGTATCTCGAACTTCCCGCTCGTAGGCAATGAAAGCTCATAG
- a CDS encoding alpha/beta fold hydrolase has translation MKRARMVPEQTLSPETGPWPAWPGREVTLDGTVIHVRDTPGTTPDTEPALYIHGLGGSGQNWTDLAGLLAGKLDGQAIDLPGFGLSEPAKRYGVAAFAARVIRWIEESDRGPVHLFGNSLGGAVSVRVAANRPDLVRTLTLISPAMPFMDPRWSAHSKLLPMLLLPNVEKIATKRIQAMAPADITRAALELCYADPTRITEDVFQRYTDEAAVRVAQPWYAEAWVRTFRDLVGNFVRAYLPGSGSLWNLAAHVEAPTLVIAGNEDRLVDVRVAPKVATTIPDSRLLILDHVGHVAQLEAPRTVARAVLGLLEELS, from the coding sequence GTGAAGCGCGCACGGATGGTTCCAGAGCAGACCCTGTCCCCCGAAACTGGCCCCTGGCCAGCGTGGCCCGGCCGTGAGGTCACCCTGGACGGCACGGTCATCCATGTCCGCGACACGCCCGGGACGACACCGGACACCGAACCGGCGCTCTACATCCACGGTCTCGGCGGTTCCGGACAGAACTGGACAGATCTCGCGGGCCTCCTCGCCGGCAAGCTCGACGGCCAGGCGATCGACCTCCCCGGGTTCGGCCTGAGCGAGCCGGCGAAGCGGTACGGCGTCGCGGCCTTCGCCGCCCGGGTGATCCGCTGGATCGAGGAGTCCGACCGGGGCCCGGTGCACCTGTTCGGCAACTCCCTGGGCGGGGCGGTGTCGGTCCGGGTCGCCGCGAACCGGCCGGACCTGGTCCGGACCCTGACTCTGATCTCGCCGGCCATGCCGTTCATGGACCCGCGCTGGTCGGCGCACTCGAAGCTGCTCCCGATGCTCCTGCTCCCCAACGTCGAGAAGATCGCGACGAAGCGGATCCAGGCGATGGCCCCGGCGGACATCACCCGCGCGGCGCTCGAGCTCTGCTACGCCGACCCGACCCGGATCACCGAGGACGTGTTCCAGCGCTACACCGACGAGGCGGCGGTCCGGGTGGCGCAGCCCTGGTACGCCGAGGCCTGGGTGCGCACATTCCGCGACCTGGTCGGCAACTTCGTCCGCGCGTACCTGCCCGGCAGCGGCTCGCTGTGGAACCTCGCGGCGCACGTGGAGGCCCCGACGCTGGTCATCGCCGGCAACGAGGACCGGCTCGTCGACGTCCGGGTCGCGCCGAAGGTGGCCACCACGATCCCGGACAGCCGGCTGCTGATCCTCGACCACGTGGGGCACGTCGCCCAGCTCGAAGCGCCCCGGACGGTGGCCCGCGCGGTGCTCGGCCTGCTCGAGGAATTATCTTGA
- a CDS encoding phosphoribosylaminoimidazolesuccinocarboxamide synthase gives MKLLHSGKVRDVYLDGDDIILVASDRVSIYDVVLPTPIPDKGALLTALSLWWFEQLADVLPNHVISTTDVPAEFAGRAIRCRSLKMVPVECIARGYLVGMGLEEYNKTGTVSGIALPEGLVEGSKLPEPIFTPTTKAAVGEHDEFMTFDEVVTEVGSATAQELRRITLELYSRGAAVAAERGILVADTKIELGWDPAGNLVLADEVLTSDSSRYWDAAAWAPGGPQKSFDKQYLREWSQTLDWDRTAPGPEIPAEVVEGVRARYIDVYERLTGKSWI, from the coding sequence GTGAAGCTGCTGCACTCCGGCAAGGTCCGGGACGTATACCTCGACGGCGACGACATCATCCTGGTCGCATCCGACCGGGTCTCGATCTACGACGTGGTCCTGCCGACCCCGATCCCGGACAAGGGCGCGCTGCTCACCGCCCTGAGCCTGTGGTGGTTCGAGCAGCTGGCCGACGTGCTGCCCAACCACGTGATCTCCACGACCGACGTGCCGGCCGAGTTCGCCGGCCGGGCCATCCGGTGCCGGAGCCTGAAGATGGTGCCGGTCGAGTGCATCGCCCGGGGCTACCTGGTCGGGATGGGCCTGGAGGAGTACAACAAGACGGGCACGGTCTCCGGCATCGCGCTGCCGGAGGGCCTGGTCGAGGGCTCGAAGCTGCCCGAGCCGATCTTCACCCCGACCACGAAGGCCGCGGTCGGCGAGCACGACGAGTTCATGACCTTCGACGAGGTGGTCACGGAGGTCGGTTCGGCGACGGCCCAGGAGCTGCGCAGGATCACCCTCGAGTTGTACTCGCGGGGTGCGGCCGTCGCCGCCGAGCGCGGCATCCTGGTCGCGGACACCAAGATCGAGCTGGGCTGGGACCCGGCCGGCAACCTGGTGCTGGCCGACGAGGTGCTCACGTCCGACTCGTCCCGGTACTGGGACGCCGCCGCCTGGGCGCCGGGCGGGCCGCAGAAGTCGTTCGACAAGCAGTACCTGCGCGAGTGGTCGCAGACCCTGGACTGGGACCGGACCGCTCCGGGACCGGAGATCCCGGCCGAGGTCGTGGAGGGCGTCCGGGCCCGCTACATCGACGTGTACGAGCGCCTGACCGGCAAGTCCTGGATCTAA
- a CDS encoding ferritin-like fold-containing protein: MSESSLAVTDLLAVLAYGELSAFDRMAEDARLAPDHARRAALSEMAGAEIANYRRLVDRLTQLGVDPVAAMAPFVAAIDDYHDQTEPRDWLEGLVKAYVGDSIADDFYREIAGFLASPDRELILDVLHDTRHVDFIAGEIRAAVEADPKVASRLALWARRLVGEALSQAQRVASEQDALTELVVHGSGDLAAVNALFKRLTAAHTARMAVVGLNT; encoded by the coding sequence GTGTCTGAGTCCTCCCTTGCCGTGACCGACCTGCTAGCCGTCCTCGCGTACGGGGAGCTGAGCGCCTTCGACCGGATGGCCGAGGACGCGCGGCTCGCCCCCGACCACGCCCGGCGGGCGGCGCTGTCGGAGATGGCCGGCGCGGAGATCGCCAACTACCGCCGGCTCGTCGACCGGCTCACCCAGCTCGGCGTGGACCCGGTGGCGGCGATGGCCCCGTTCGTGGCGGCCATCGACGACTACCACGACCAGACCGAGCCGCGGGACTGGCTGGAAGGCCTGGTCAAGGCCTATGTCGGCGACTCGATCGCCGATGACTTCTACCGGGAGATCGCCGGCTTCCTCGCCAGCCCCGACCGCGAGCTGATCCTCGACGTGCTGCACGACACCCGGCACGTGGACTTCATCGCCGGTGAGATCCGGGCCGCCGTCGAGGCCGACCCGAAGGTGGCCAGCCGGCTGGCGCTGTGGGCGCGGCGGCTGGTCGGCGAGGCGTTGTCCCAGGCCCAGCGGGTGGCCTCCGAGCAGGACGCGCTGACCGAGCTCGTCGTGCACGGCTCCGGCGACCTCGCGGCCGTCAACGCGCTGTTCAAGCGGCTGACGGCGGCGCACACGGCCAGGATGGCCGTCGTCGGCCTCAACACCTGA